From the Butyrivibrio fibrisolvens genome, one window contains:
- a CDS encoding class I SAM-dependent rRNA methyltransferase — MSNTISISDAKIILKKGEGRTIKAGGLWVFDNEIAKVTGSYENGDIVEVHDFDDFFLGYGFINDISKIRVRLMSRKKDNKVDEALIRTRVQNAWNYRKAIYGFDGKLFRYEGVTSDSCRLIFGEADFLPGITIDKFNDCLVIESLALGTDKMKDMIIDLCKEVLEKDGIKIRGVYERSDAKVRELEGLERTKGFIGAEFDTNVEIVENDIKYIVDVKDGQKTGFFLDQKLNRMSIRTLCKNARVLDCFTHTGSFGLNAMAGGAKSILSVDASDLAIDQAMENARLNGFDARKYEGDSVPLEDESGVAGYKCADIFDLLPSLERSGELYDVVILDPPAFTKSRASIKKAVTGYREINIRGMRLVRNGGYLATCSCSHFMDEDLFLKTIKEAARDAHKRLRQIEFRQQGPDHPILWANDTSYYLKFVIFQVVDEI; from the coding sequence ATGAGTAATACAATTTCCATATCAGATGCAAAGATTATTTTGAAAAAAGGCGAGGGCCGCACTATTAAAGCAGGAGGACTTTGGGTTTTTGATAATGAGATAGCCAAGGTTACAGGAAGCTATGAAAATGGTGATATTGTTGAAGTTCACGATTTTGATGATTTCTTCCTTGGATATGGTTTTATCAATGATATATCCAAGATAAGAGTCCGCCTGATGTCAAGAAAGAAGGACAACAAGGTTGATGAAGCTCTTATAAGAACCAGGGTTCAGAATGCATGGAATTATAGAAAGGCCATATACGGATTTGATGGCAAGCTCTTTAGATACGAAGGTGTGACTTCTGATTCCTGCCGTCTTATATTTGGCGAGGCAGATTTCCTTCCCGGGATCACAATTGATAAGTTTAACGATTGTCTTGTTATAGAGTCTCTTGCACTTGGTACTGACAAGATGAAAGATATGATAATAGATCTGTGCAAAGAAGTTCTTGAAAAAGACGGCATCAAGATCCGCGGAGTATATGAAAGAAGTGATGCCAAGGTTAGAGAACTTGAGGGACTTGAGCGTACCAAGGGTTTTATCGGAGCTGAGTTTGATACAAATGTTGAGATAGTAGAGAATGATATCAAATACATAGTTGATGTTAAAGACGGCCAGAAGACAGGATTTTTCCTTGACCAGAAGCTCAATCGTATGTCTATAAGAACTCTTTGTAAGAATGCAAGGGTTCTTGACTGCTTCACGCATACAGGTTCATTTGGCCTTAATGCTATGGCAGGAGGTGCTAAGTCTATATTATCAGTAGATGCCTCAGACCTTGCCATAGATCAGGCTATGGAGAATGCGCGTCTTAACGGATTTGATGCAAGAAAGTATGAAGGTGACAGCGTCCCTTTAGAAGACGAAAGCGGCGTTGCAGGATACAAGTGCGCAGATATATTTGACCTTCTGCCTTCTCTTGAAAGAAGCGGAGAGCTCTATGACGTAGTAATCCTTGATCCTCCTGCATTCACCAAGTCACGCGCTTCTATCAAAAAGGCTGTAACAGGATACAGAGAGATCAATATAAGAGGTATGCGCCTTGTAAGAAACGGTGGATATCTTGCAACATGTTCCTGTTCTCACTTCATGGACGAAGATCTATTCCTTAAGACTATCAAGGAAGCAGCAAGAGATGCTCACAAGCGCCTTCGCCAGATAGAGTTCCGCCAGCAGGGGCCTGACCATCCGATACTGTGGGCCAATGATACATCATATTATCTTAAGTTCGTGATCTTCCAGGTAGTAGACGAGATCTGA
- a CDS encoding ABC transporter ATP-binding protein yields MSEEKKREKILDVKNLDITFKTTAGDVHAIRGVNIDLYQGETVAIVGESGSGKSVTMRAAMGILAKNAVVNSGEIIYRYRDNKGGIDYNPDKDETAKWIEADILKKDKKWIRKHINGRRIAMVFQDPMTSLDPTMTIGKQIMEGMLWHYKIDKKDAYKRAVELLKEVGIEDAEKRMKQYPHQLSGGMRQRVVIAIALSCNPDLLICDEPTTALDVNIQAKILELIKKVQKERDIAVIYITHDLGVVAKVADYVNVMYAGKIVEVGNINEIFYDPRHPYTWGLLSAMPDLGTDDDRLYTIPGSPPNLLHEKEGDAFAPRNAYALEIDDKLEPPMFKITETHSAATWLLDKRAPKVEMPQELKARIERMKKEAKAHVS; encoded by the coding sequence ATGAGTGAAGAAAAGAAACGAGAAAAAATACTTGATGTCAAAAATCTTGACATCACCTTTAAGACAACCGCTGGAGATGTACATGCTATCCGCGGTGTGAATATAGATCTGTATCAGGGGGAGACTGTTGCTATCGTTGGTGAGTCGGGTTCTGGTAAGTCAGTAACCATGCGCGCTGCCATGGGAATCCTTGCCAAGAATGCAGTAGTTAACTCTGGAGAGATCATCTACAGATACCGCGATAATAAAGGCGGGATCGACTATAATCCTGACAAAGATGAGACAGCAAAGTGGATAGAAGCTGACATTCTTAAGAAGGATAAAAAGTGGATCAGAAAGCACATCAATGGCCGCAGGATAGCCATGGTATTCCAGGATCCTATGACCAGTCTTGATCCAACCATGACAATTGGTAAGCAGATCATGGAAGGAATGCTCTGGCACTACAAGATCGACAAGAAGGATGCTTATAAAAGAGCAGTTGAGCTTTTAAAAGAAGTTGGTATAGAAGATGCCGAAAAGAGAATGAAGCAGTATCCTCATCAGCTCTCCGGTGGTATGAGACAGAGGGTCGTTATTGCTATAGCGCTTTCCTGTAACCCGGATCTTCTTATCTGTGATGAGCCAACTACAGCTCTTGATGTTAATATTCAGGCCAAGATCCTTGAGCTTATCAAGAAGGTTCAAAAGGAGAGAGATATTGCAGTTATCTACATCACACATGACCTTGGCGTAGTAGCCAAAGTTGCTGATTATGTCAACGTTATGTATGCAGGTAAGATCGTAGAAGTTGGTAATATCAACGAGATCTTCTATGATCCAAGACACCCGTATACATGGGGACTCTTATCAGCTATGCCTGACCTTGGCACAGATGATGACAGACTTTATACAATTCCTGGTTCACCTCCAAATCTTCTTCATGAAAAAGAGGGTGATGCCTTTGCGCCAAGAAATGCCTATGCTCTTGAGATAGATGATAAGCTTGAGCCGCCTATGTTCAAGATTACAGAAACACATTCAGCAGCTACATGGCTTCTTGACAAGAGAGCTCCAAAGGTTGAGATGCCGCAGGAGCTTAAGGCTAGAATAGAAAGAATGAAAAAGGAGGCCAAGGCACATGTCAGCTAA
- a CDS encoding ABC transporter ATP-binding protein, whose translation MSANYNAAPLLEVEGLRQYFPVSSTYTVKAVENVSFKVYPGETYGLVGESGSGKSTIGRSIIRLYDPTEGKINFCGMDISGKMNRHTKENLRVQMQMIFQDPMASLNPRKKIKDIIGEALDIHHVCKSKLERDKKVEAILQKVGLAKEHADRYPHQFSGGQRQRVGIARALILNPKLVIADECISALDVSIQAQVVNLMKDIQEELGTAYLFIAHDLSMVKYISDRIGVLHLGHLLETGTTDEIFNNPVHPYTKSLLSAIPIPNPELEKNREAISYDYKTSGIDYNKGTEHLVSGTHFVKCTDDEFKAWTKG comes from the coding sequence ATGTCAGCTAATTATAATGCAGCGCCTCTTCTTGAAGTAGAGGGACTTAGACAGTATTTCCCCGTAAGCTCTACATATACAGTCAAGGCTGTTGAGAATGTAAGCTTTAAGGTATATCCTGGCGAAACATATGGACTTGTTGGTGAGTCAGGTTCAGGTAAGTCTACAATAGGAAGAAGTATCATAAGGCTATATGATCCCACAGAAGGTAAGATAAACTTCTGCGGAATGGATATATCCGGAAAGATGAATAGGCATACCAAAGAAAATCTCCGTGTTCAGATGCAGATGATCTTCCAGGATCCTATGGCTTCTCTTAATCCAAGAAAGAAGATCAAGGACATCATCGGTGAAGCTCTTGATATTCATCACGTATGTAAGAGTAAGTTAGAAAGAGATAAGAAAGTAGAAGCGATCCTTCAAAAGGTAGGCCTTGCCAAAGAACATGCAGACCGCTACCCTCATCAGTTTTCTGGTGGTCAGAGACAAAGAGTTGGAATTGCAAGAGCACTTATCTTAAATCCAAAGCTTGTAATTGCGGATGAGTGTATATCAGCTCTTGACGTATCTATCCAGGCTCAGGTTGTAAACCTTATGAAAGATATTCAGGAAGAGCTCGGAACAGCATATCTGTTCATAGCTCATGACCTTTCAATGGTTAAGTATATATCTGACAGGATAGGAGTACTGCATCTGGGACACCTCTTAGAGACAGGTACTACTGACGAGATATTTAATAACCCTGTTCACCCTTATACAAAGAGTCTTCTGTCTGCGATTCCTATTCCAAACCCTGAGCTTGAAAAGAACCGCGAAGCTATAAGCTATGACTACAAGACATCGGGAATAGATTATAACAAGGGTACAGAGCATCTGGTAAGCGGAACTCACTTTGTTAAGTGTACGGATGATGAGTTTAAGGCATGGACTAAGGGATAA
- a CDS encoding endo-1,4-beta-xylanase, producing MQKAANKLYSIVAKIMLMLILVCATASVSTISAYAAQDSLLSTYGATYGYSGTCINLYQLKDANTLATLKKDYNSITLENEMKPDALLGGSPTLISVSQAKSQGYYIPDNYKESYVPRINFNTVDEVMKICYNNGLKMRAHTLVWHSQTPSWFFRNGFNAGSGFVNSSTMDARLEMYVKTVMNHVYTNQYGSVVYAWDVANEILHASNSGWEAVYGSNKTNASYVKKAFNYAYDTLSYFKLTDSVKLFYNDYNTYMEVNDVIKLVNYINDGRKVCAGVGMQSHLGTNFPSVDYYTAALKSFVNAGFEVQITELDITNKGDTDLANYAYNLFKNINSIKKSGGNISGVTWWGLSDKTTWISNAAPLLFYTPGNAKPAYSKVIQAYKEVIGQGSSTPSPTPTPTPSNNNQTATIEDGWYYIKNTLSQKYLTVDADNADGWKNVVIKTGSGVDGQKWYVTNTSDGYITLTNKLGNVMLDVANGENDDGTNVGIYSAYGGTAQQFIVKNTDVSGVYTIGTKCSDAAKYLDVYEKKTDDGTNVCQWTYNGGSNQQWQFEKVNNGSSQTPAETPSETPAETPSETPAVPEQEQPAATGLSVEYSINNWGSGYQVNFKVSNTGSTVNTWTVVVKKSDVNITASWNVNIEEQGDYYVITPVEWNSTIPEGSSIEFGVQGSGSIGTTIETSVH from the coding sequence ATGCAAAAAGCAGCTAATAAGTTATACAGCATCGTTGCAAAGATCATGCTCATGCTGATTCTGGTATGTGCGACAGCTTCTGTATCCACGATAAGTGCATATGCAGCACAGGATTCTCTTTTAAGCACTTACGGAGCCACTTACGGTTATTCCGGAACATGTATCAATCTCTACCAGCTCAAAGATGCGAATACACTTGCTACATTAAAAAAAGATTATAACAGTATCACTCTTGAAAACGAGATGAAGCCGGATGCTCTTCTTGGCGGATCACCTACTCTTATCTCAGTATCACAGGCCAAAAGCCAAGGTTACTACATCCCTGACAACTACAAAGAAAGCTATGTTCCAAGGATCAACTTCAATACAGTAGATGAAGTTATGAAGATCTGCTACAACAATGGTCTTAAGATGAGAGCTCATACTCTTGTATGGCACTCCCAGACTCCTTCATGGTTCTTCAGGAATGGTTTCAATGCAGGATCTGGTTTTGTTAACTCATCCACAATGGATGCCCGTCTTGAGATGTATGTTAAGACAGTAATGAATCACGTATATACAAACCAGTACGGAAGCGTTGTATATGCATGGGACGTTGCCAACGAGATCCTTCACGCTTCTAACTCAGGATGGGAAGCAGTCTATGGCAGCAACAAGACCAACGCTTCTTATGTCAAGAAAGCTTTCAATTATGCTTATGACACACTTTCATACTTCAAACTTACAGATTCAGTTAAGCTTTTTTATAATGATTACAATACGTACATGGAAGTCAACGACGTAATCAAACTTGTTAACTATATCAATGATGGCAGAAAAGTCTGCGCAGGTGTCGGAATGCAGTCTCACCTGGGAACTAATTTCCCATCAGTTGATTACTATACAGCTGCACTTAAGTCTTTTGTAAATGCAGGTTTTGAAGTTCAGATAACAGAGCTTGATATCACCAACAAAGGTGATACAGATCTTGCAAACTACGCATACAACCTTTTCAAGAACATCAACAGCATCAAGAAAAGCGGTGGTAATATCTCCGGTGTTACATGGTGGGGACTTTCCGACAAGACAACATGGATAAGCAATGCAGCTCCTCTTCTTTTCTACACACCAGGTAATGCTAAGCCTGCATACTCCAAGGTTATCCAGGCATACAAAGAAGTAATAGGACAGGGATCTTCAACGCCATCCCCTACTCCAACACCTACACCTTCAAATAACAACCAGACAGCTACTATTGAAGACGGATGGTACTATATCAAAAACACACTTTCCCAGAAATATCTTACAGTAGATGCTGATAACGCAGATGGTTGGAAGAACGTTGTCATCAAGACAGGTTCAGGAGTTGATGGTCAGAAATGGTATGTTACTAATACTTCAGACGGATATATCACTCTTACAAACAAGCTTGGCAATGTAATGCTCGACGTAGCTAACGGTGAGAACGATGACGGAACCAATGTAGGTATCTACAGTGCATACGGCGGAACAGCTCAGCAGTTTATAGTCAAGAACACTGATGTAAGCGGCGTATATACAATCGGAACCAAGTGTTCTGATGCTGCAAAATATCTTGATGTATACGAAAAGAAAACAGATGATGGCACAAATGTATGCCAGTGGACATACAACGGCGGATCCAATCAGCAGTGGCAGTTTGAGAAGGTAAATAACGGCAGCTCTCAGACACCAGCCGAAACACCTTCAGAAACTCCTGCAGAAACTCCTTCCGAAACTCCTGCAGTTCCGGAGCAGGAACAGCCTGCAGCTACAGGCCTTAGCGTTGAATATTCCATCAACAACTGGGGCAGCGGATACCAGGTCAACTTCAAGGTATCTAACACAGGAAGCACAGTTAATACATGGACAGTAGTTGTAAAAAAGAGCGATGTTAATATCACAGCAAGCTGGAATGTTAATATCGAAGAACAGGGTGACTACTATGTGATCACTCCCGTAGAATGGAACTCCACTATTCCGGAAGGAAGTAGCATAGAATTCGGCGTTCAGGGTAGCGGATCAATCGGAACAACAATAGAAACTTCTGTACACTAA
- a CDS encoding peptide ABC transporter substrate-binding protein — MKKKLLSVVLASTLALSMIGCGSSAVNGVTESENSGNTDAAQTGGTTASGDGSSDLNIMLETPVESLDPQQATDGTSFEVIADYTDGLMQMDADGQAVYAIAESVDVSDDGLTYTFHLRDDANWSNGEAVTAADFVFAWQRAVDPEIASEYSYMLSDIGQIVNAQDIIDGTKDKSELGVTAVDDKTLEVKLNVPVSYFLSLMYFPTFYPINQAFFESCADTFATSPETTLSNGAFILDDYQPAATTIHLTKNPDYYGADSVKLAGLNYQVIQDSQQALMSYQSGDLDTTLVNGEQVDQVKDDPAFTAIGAGYLWYISPNIQEVKELQNVNIRYAFTMALNREAITTDVLKDGSAPTYTAVPMDFAAGPDGSDFSADQEKFSDVCRFDADAALEYWNKGLEELGVSEITITLIHDADDAPIKVAQVVKEQLETTLPGLTVELQQMPKKERVQRMQDGDFELGLTRWGPDYADPMTYLGMWVTNNSNNYGFWSNSEYDAIIAECTTGETAMDAEARWAALYDAEKIVMDEAVIFPLYTQCNAELISTNVSGIEFHPVALNRVYKNATKN, encoded by the coding sequence ATGAAAAAAAAGTTATTGTCTGTAGTTCTTGCGTCTACGCTTGCGCTTAGCATGATCGGATGCGGAAGCTCTGCAGTTAATGGCGTAACAGAATCAGAAAATTCAGGTAATACAGATGCAGCTCAGACTGGTGGTACAACAGCATCAGGAGATGGCTCATCAGATCTTAATATCATGCTGGAGACTCCTGTTGAATCACTGGATCCACAGCAGGCAACAGATGGTACTTCTTTTGAGGTTATTGCAGACTATACAGATGGTCTTATGCAGATGGATGCAGATGGACAGGCAGTTTATGCGATAGCTGAAAGCGTAGATGTATCTGATGATGGTCTTACATATACATTCCATCTTCGTGACGATGCAAACTGGAGCAATGGAGAGGCTGTAACTGCAGCAGATTTCGTATTTGCATGGCAAAGGGCCGTTGATCCTGAGATTGCTTCTGAATATTCTTATATGCTTAGCGATATCGGACAGATCGTTAATGCGCAGGATATCATTGACGGAACCAAGGACAAGTCAGAACTTGGCGTAACAGCTGTTGATGACAAGACTCTTGAAGTTAAACTCAATGTTCCTGTAAGTTATTTCCTTAGTCTTATGTATTTCCCAACATTCTATCCTATAAATCAGGCTTTCTTTGAAAGCTGTGCGGATACTTTTGCTACAAGCCCTGAGACAACACTCTCAAATGGTGCTTTCATTCTTGATGACTACCAGCCTGCAGCAACAACTATCCACCTTACCAAGAACCCTGATTATTACGGAGCAGACTCAGTTAAGCTTGCTGGTCTTAACTATCAGGTTATCCAGGATTCACAGCAGGCTCTTATGAGCTATCAGAGCGGCGACCTTGATACAACACTTGTTAACGGTGAGCAGGTTGATCAGGTCAAGGATGATCCTGCATTTACAGCAATCGGTGCCGGATACCTCTGGTATATCAGCCCTAACATTCAGGAAGTAAAAGAGCTTCAGAACGTAAATATCCGTTATGCATTCACAATGGCACTTAACCGTGAAGCTATCACAACAGACGTCCTTAAAGATGGATCGGCTCCAACTTATACAGCAGTTCCTATGGACTTCGCAGCAGGTCCTGATGGATCAGACTTCTCTGCTGATCAGGAGAAGTTCTCAGATGTCTGCAGATTTGATGCTGATGCAGCACTTGAGTACTGGAACAAGGGACTTGAGGAACTTGGCGTATCCGAGATTACTATCACATTGATCCACGATGCAGATGATGCTCCAATTAAGGTAGCACAGGTAGTAAAAGAGCAGCTTGAAACAACTCTTCCCGGTCTTACAGTTGAACTTCAGCAGATGCCTAAGAAGGAAAGAGTACAGCGTATGCAGGATGGCGACTTCGAACTTGGTCTTACACGTTGGGGGCCTGACTATGCAGATCCTATGACATACCTTGGAATGTGGGTTACTAACAACTCTAACAACTACGGTTTCTGGAGTAATTCAGAGTACGATGCAATAATCGCTGAGTGCACAACAGGTGAGACTGCTATGGATGCTGAGGCCCGCTGGGCAGCTCTTTACGATGCTGAGAAGATCGTAATGGATGAGGCAGTTATTTTCCCTCTTTATACACAGTGCAACGCAGAACTTATTTCTACTAATGTTTCAGGAATTGAGTTCCACCCTGTAGCTCTTAACAGAGTTTATAAGAACGCAACTAAAAACTAA
- a CDS encoding MATE family efflux transporter produces the protein MSEQRKENKMGVMPVKQLIISMSLPMMVSMLVQALYNVVDSIFVAKISENALTAVTLAFPMQNLMIALASGTGVGINSLLSRSLGEKKYDRSDAAANTGILLTIMNFVVFLIIGIFGSRAFIASQTSDTAIIEDGAAYLGIVATLSLGLFCQVTFERLLQSTGRTVYSMISQLTGAVINIIFDPIMIFGLLGCPKLGVAGAAYATVLGQSIAAVVGLILNIKYNHDIKIKLSNIFKPKAEIIGQIYMVGVPSILMMSIGSIMTYLMNQILIAFSTTAAAVFGVYFKLQSFFFMPIFGMNNGVIPVLAYNYGAKNKKRIDDSLKFAFALAITIMIVGTIVFELIPGALLKMFDASDDMLAIGIPALRIIAVHFPVAAASIVMGSIFQAFAKSIYSLFVSIGRQLVVLIPVAYLLSLTGNLNAVWLAFPISEVVSFILSLVFFKIVYSSTVKKM, from the coding sequence ATGTCAGAACAAAGAAAAGAAAACAAGATGGGCGTAATGCCTGTCAAACAGCTCATTATCTCAATGTCCCTGCCCATGATGGTATCTATGCTGGTGCAGGCTCTTTACAATGTTGTAGACAGCATCTTCGTTGCTAAGATCAGTGAGAATGCTCTTACAGCTGTAACACTTGCATTCCCTATGCAGAACCTGATGATAGCACTTGCATCAGGAACAGGTGTTGGTATCAATTCATTATTATCAAGATCACTTGGTGAAAAAAAATATGACAGATCTGATGCTGCCGCTAATACCGGAATACTACTTACTATCATGAACTTCGTTGTATTCCTTATTATAGGTATTTTCGGTTCCAGAGCTTTTATCGCTTCACAGACAAGCGACACTGCCATCATCGAAGACGGCGCAGCATACCTTGGAATAGTTGCTACCCTGTCACTTGGACTCTTCTGTCAGGTTACATTTGAAAGGCTCCTTCAATCAACAGGAAGAACAGTATATAGTATGATCTCTCAGCTGACAGGCGCTGTTATCAACATCATCTTCGACCCTATCATGATCTTCGGTCTTCTTGGATGTCCCAAGCTCGGAGTTGCAGGTGCAGCATATGCAACAGTACTGGGTCAAAGCATAGCAGCTGTTGTAGGACTTATACTTAATATCAAATACAACCATGATATCAAGATCAAACTTTCTAATATATTTAAACCCAAAGCTGAAATCATAGGACAGATTTATATGGTAGGAGTTCCTTCCATCCTCATGATGTCAATAGGATCAATCATGACTTATCTTATGAATCAGATTCTGATTGCATTTTCAACAACAGCAGCTGCTGTATTTGGCGTATATTTCAAACTTCAGAGTTTCTTCTTCATGCCTATCTTTGGTATGAACAATGGTGTCATACCTGTTCTTGCTTACAACTATGGAGCCAAAAACAAAAAGAGAATTGATGATTCTTTAAAATTTGCATTTGCTCTTGCTATTACTATCATGATTGTCGGAACCATAGTATTTGAGCTCATCCCGGGGGCACTACTAAAAATGTTTGATGCATCAGATGATATGCTTGCAATAGGAATACCGGCACTTAGGATCATAGCCGTACACTTCCCGGTTGCTGCTGCCTCAATTGTTATGGGCTCCATATTCCAGGCCTTTGCCAAGAGCATTTATTCACTGTTCGTATCCATAGGCAGACAGCTGGTGGTACTTATACCTGTTGCATATCTGCTATCACTTACAGGCAATCTTAATGCAGTATGGCTCGCCTTCCCTATATCTGAAGTAGTCTCATTTATCTTATCTTTGGTATTTTTCAAAATTGTATATAGCTCAACTGTAAAGAAAATGTAA
- a CDS encoding ABC transporter permease produces the protein MSEISALKKEPYVSEGLKVVENKPYVPVESDFRLKGKTADDFVDTNFASQNFWKEVVARFKRKKSAVFGLIFVLVIIFFAFVGPVMNEYTYSGQNLELKNLAPRIPIVEYTGFFDGHENIKTTSGTKTVNYYFEKKLPDTFYWFGSDNFGRDIWTRTWSGAQVSLIIAVAAAIIDMIIGMSYGLISGYFGGKVDMVMQRILEIANGIPRLVIVTLLLLVFKPGMITIIVALMLTEWVGMSRIARAEMLKLKEQEFVLASRTLGAGNLHIIFSEVLPNIIGPIITQVMFSIPTAIFTEAFLSFVGLGIPVPRCSLGSLISEGFNSFTTHPYQIIPPIVVMALLMLSFNLVADGLREALDPKLKEM, from the coding sequence ATGTCAGAAATTTCAGCATTAAAAAAAGAGCCCTACGTATCAGAAGGACTTAAAGTGGTTGAAAATAAGCCCTACGTCCCAGTTGAATCTGATTTCAGATTAAAGGGAAAAACAGCAGATGATTTTGTGGATACAAACTTTGCATCACAGAATTTCTGGAAAGAAGTAGTTGCAAGATTCAAACGCAAAAAGAGCGCTGTATTTGGTCTTATCTTCGTTCTTGTTATTATCTTTTTTGCATTCGTAGGACCTGTAATGAATGAGTACACATACTCAGGACAGAATCTTGAACTCAAAAACCTTGCGCCAAGAATCCCTATTGTTGAGTACACAGGCTTTTTTGACGGACATGAGAATATCAAGACTACATCAGGAACCAAGACAGTTAACTACTATTTTGAAAAAAAGCTTCCGGATACTTTCTATTGGTTTGGAAGTGACAATTTCGGAAGAGATATCTGGACAAGGACATGGTCCGGTGCCCAGGTTTCACTCATAATCGCAGTAGCAGCTGCGATCATCGATATGATCATTGGAATGAGTTATGGCCTTATCTCAGGATACTTTGGCGGCAAAGTGGATATGGTGATGCAGAGAATACTTGAGATAGCCAATGGTATTCCAAGGCTGGTAATCGTAACACTTCTTCTTTTGGTATTTAAGCCAGGTATGATCACGATCATCGTAGCCTTGATGCTGACTGAATGGGTTGGCATGAGCCGAATTGCCAGAGCTGAGATGCTAAAACTCAAGGAGCAGGAGTTTGTACTGGCATCAAGAACCCTTGGAGCAGGTAACCTCCACATAATCTTTAGTGAGGTACTTCCTAACATAATCGGACCTATCATCACACAGGTTATGTTCTCAATTCCTACAGCTATTTTCACAGAGGCATTCCTGTCATTCGTCGGACTTGGAATTCCTGTACCAAGATGTTCACTGGGATCACTTATCTCTGAAGGATTCAACAGTTTTACAACTCATCCTTATCAGATCATCCCGCCTATTGTTGTGATGGCACTTCTGATGCTGAGCTTTAACCTGGTGGCTGATGGACTCAGAGAAGCTCTTGATCCTAAGTTAAAGGAGATGTAA
- a CDS encoding ABC transporter permease, translating to MKKYVLKRVITAVFTLLAITLILFILMQLMPGSPFNDEKLNESQRAALYAKYGLDKPIVIQFFQYVINMFKGDLGVSYKISKNTPITQLIASRLPISIGVGFAAVLIGAVVGLLLGLLAAFKRDTVWDTLATVISVIGVSVPSYVFALALSYQFGFKLGWFPMLFSAKDVVGSSVLPSVSLSMFTMASIARFTRAEMIEVLGSDYMLLAESKGLSGNKLVFAHALRNALIPIITVLAPLVVDLMTGSLVVEKIFSIPGVGSLLVNAIQSNDYNVVIALSFIYSAMYIGIMLVVDILYGVIDPRIRVAKEGD from the coding sequence ATGAAAAAATACGTATTAAAACGAGTAATCACAGCAGTTTTCACATTGCTGGCCATAACACTTATTCTTTTCATACTGATGCAGCTTATGCCTGGCTCTCCATTTAATGATGAGAAGCTCAACGAATCACAAAGGGCTGCTCTATATGCAAAATATGGCCTGGATAAGCCCATTGTTATTCAGTTCTTTCAATATGTTATCAATATGTTTAAAGGCGACCTTGGGGTTAGTTATAAGATTTCCAAAAACACACCTATTACGCAGCTTATTGCGTCAAGACTTCCCATTTCAATTGGAGTTGGATTTGCTGCGGTTTTGATCGGTGCAGTTGTAGGTCTTTTATTGGGACTTCTGGCTGCATTTAAAAGAGATACAGTATGGGATACTCTTGCAACCGTTATTTCAGTAATCGGTGTATCAGTTCCTTCATATGTATTTGCCTTGGCGCTTTCCTATCAGTTTGGATTTAAGCTTGGATGGTTTCCAATGCTCTTTTCAGCAAAAGATGTTGTAGGCTCAAGCGTACTTCCTTCCGTATCACTTTCAATGTTTACCATGGCTTCCATAGCCAGATTCACAAGAGCGGAGATGATCGAAGTACTTGGTTCAGACTACATGCTTCTTGCAGAGTCCAAGGGTCTTTCTGGCAATAAGCTGGTATTTGCCCATGCCCTCAGAAATGCTCTTATTCCGATTATCACAGTATTAGCACCACTTGTTGTTGATCTTATGACAGGCTCACTTGTTGTAGAAAAGATTTTTTCAATACCTGGAGTTGGATCACTTCTTGTAAACGCAATCCAGTCTAATGACTATAACGTCGTTATAGCCCTTAGCTTTATATATTCAGCAATGTACATAGGTATCATGTTGGTTGTAGATATTCTCTACGGCGTAATAGATCCTAGAATCCGTGTGGCAAAGGAGGGCGACTGA